The proteins below come from a single Papaver somniferum cultivar HN1 chromosome 11, ASM357369v1, whole genome shotgun sequence genomic window:
- the LOC113320136 gene encoding bZIP transcription factor TGA10-like isoform X1: MDTTNNKGNNNNHQVQFLQQQLQVEEQHQQQQLQQISYGMMMQSTTQSSPTANFISSGKDTGGNNHTTASTTGAYDLGELDQALFMYFDGHDHQNQHQPSSAQEQRHQNSTPGIRPPTLNIFPSQPMHVEPSPTRPIGTSNLISSKSSGVGGAKRPSEVPSMELNNTSCRNNNDIASGNSEASKVIKREGIRKVATSSNSEHEGPKTPDPKTLRRLAQNREAARKSRLRKKAYVQQLESSRIKLTQLEQELQRARAQGVFLGGGAHLLGDQGLPVGISNISSEAAVFDMEYARWLEEHHRIMCELQAAVQEHLPENELRLFVENCLAHYDELIGLKNMIVKTDVFHLFSGMWKTPAERCFIWMGGFKPSELIKMLLSQIEPLSEQQILGICGLQQSTQEAEEALSQGLDALHQSLSDTIASDALSYPSNMGNYMGQMAVAMNKISTLEGFVRQADNLRHQTLHRLYQLLTARQSARCFLAIAEYFHRLRALSSLWLSRPRQE; the protein is encoded by the exons ATGGATACTACTAATAATAAGGGAAACAATAACAACCATCAAGTTCAGTTTCTCCAACAACAATTACAAGTAGAagagcaacatcaacaacaacaactgcaACAGATTTCGTACGGGATGATGATGCAATCTACAACACAATCATCACCTACTGCAAATTTTAT AAGTAGCGGTAAAGATACTGGTGGTAATAATCATACTACTGCTAGTACTACAGGAGCTTATGATTTGGGTGAGTTAGATCAAGCTCTGTTTATGTATTTTGACGGTCATGATCATCAGAATCAGCATCAACCATCATCAGCCCAAGAACAAAGAC ATCAGAACTCAACACCTGGGATCAGACCTCCAACTTTGAACATTTTTCCTTCTCAACCAATGCATGTTGAACCTTCTCCTACAAGA CCAATTGGAACAAGTAATTTAATTTCATCAAAAAGCAGTGGGGTTGGTGGTGCCAAGAGACCATCCGAAGTACCATCCATGGAGTTGAATAACACGAGTTGCAGAAATAATAACGATATAGCTTCAGGAAATAGCGAAGCATCTAAAGTTATAAAA CGAGAAGGAATTCGAAAGGTTGCTACATCAAGTAATTCAGAACATGAGGGACCTAAAACACCAGACCCTAAA ACATTAAGGAGGTTAGCTCAGAATAGAGAAGCAGCTAGAAAAAGCAGATTAAGAAAGAAG GCTTATGTTCAACAGTTAGAATCAAGTAGGATTAAATTAACTCAACTCGAACAAGAACTTCAAAGGGCAAGAGCTCAA GGCGTGTTCTTAGGGGGAGGAGCTCATCTTCTAGGAGATCAAGGTCTTCCTGTGGGTATCAGTAATATCAGCTCAG AAGCAGCAGTTTTCGACATGGAATACGCCAGGTGGCTTGAGGAACATCACAGAATCATGTGTGAACTTCAAGCAGCAGTTCAGGAACACTTACCTGAGAACGAATTACGACTATTTGTAGAAAATTGCTTAGCTCACTATGATGAATTGATCGGCTTGAAGAATATGATCGTTAAAACCGatgtttttcatcttttttctggTATGTGGAAAACTCCAGCTGAGCGTTGTTTCATTTGGATGGGTGGATTCAAACCATCGGAGCTTATTAAG ATGCTTTTGAGTCAAATCGAACCACTGTCAGAACAACAGATCTTGGGTATATGTGGGCTCCAACAGTCAACACAAGAAGCTGAGGAAGCTTTAAGTCAAGGGCTTGATGCGCTACATCAATCACTCTCAGACACCATTGCTTCTGATGCTCTGAGTTATCCATCTAACATGGGTAACTACATGGGTCAGATGGCTGTTGCCATGAACAAGATCTCCACTCTTGAAGGTTTTGTTAGACAG GCTGATAATCTGAGGCACCAAACGTTACATCGGCTGTATCAATTGTTGACGGCTCGGCAGTCTGCAAGATGTTTCTTAGCCATTGCTGAATATTTTCATCGCCTTCGAGCTCTTAGTTCTCTCTGGCTCTCTCGTCCCAGACAAGAATAG
- the LOC113320136 gene encoding bZIP transcription factor TGA10-like isoform X2 yields MDTTNNKGNNNNHQVQFLQQQLQVEEQHQQQQLQQISYGMMMQSTTQSSPTANFISGKDTGGNNHTTASTTGAYDLGELDQALFMYFDGHDHQNQHQPSSAQEQRHQNSTPGIRPPTLNIFPSQPMHVEPSPTRPIGTSNLISSKSSGVGGAKRPSEVPSMELNNTSCRNNNDIASGNSEASKVIKREGIRKVATSSNSEHEGPKTPDPKTLRRLAQNREAARKSRLRKKAYVQQLESSRIKLTQLEQELQRARAQGVFLGGGAHLLGDQGLPVGISNISSEAAVFDMEYARWLEEHHRIMCELQAAVQEHLPENELRLFVENCLAHYDELIGLKNMIVKTDVFHLFSGMWKTPAERCFIWMGGFKPSELIKMLLSQIEPLSEQQILGICGLQQSTQEAEEALSQGLDALHQSLSDTIASDALSYPSNMGNYMGQMAVAMNKISTLEGFVRQADNLRHQTLHRLYQLLTARQSARCFLAIAEYFHRLRALSSLWLSRPRQE; encoded by the exons ATGGATACTACTAATAATAAGGGAAACAATAACAACCATCAAGTTCAGTTTCTCCAACAACAATTACAAGTAGAagagcaacatcaacaacaacaactgcaACAGATTTCGTACGGGATGATGATGCAATCTACAACACAATCATCACCTACTGCAAATTTTAT TAGCGGTAAAGATACTGGTGGTAATAATCATACTACTGCTAGTACTACAGGAGCTTATGATTTGGGTGAGTTAGATCAAGCTCTGTTTATGTATTTTGACGGTCATGATCATCAGAATCAGCATCAACCATCATCAGCCCAAGAACAAAGAC ATCAGAACTCAACACCTGGGATCAGACCTCCAACTTTGAACATTTTTCCTTCTCAACCAATGCATGTTGAACCTTCTCCTACAAGA CCAATTGGAACAAGTAATTTAATTTCATCAAAAAGCAGTGGGGTTGGTGGTGCCAAGAGACCATCCGAAGTACCATCCATGGAGTTGAATAACACGAGTTGCAGAAATAATAACGATATAGCTTCAGGAAATAGCGAAGCATCTAAAGTTATAAAA CGAGAAGGAATTCGAAAGGTTGCTACATCAAGTAATTCAGAACATGAGGGACCTAAAACACCAGACCCTAAA ACATTAAGGAGGTTAGCTCAGAATAGAGAAGCAGCTAGAAAAAGCAGATTAAGAAAGAAG GCTTATGTTCAACAGTTAGAATCAAGTAGGATTAAATTAACTCAACTCGAACAAGAACTTCAAAGGGCAAGAGCTCAA GGCGTGTTCTTAGGGGGAGGAGCTCATCTTCTAGGAGATCAAGGTCTTCCTGTGGGTATCAGTAATATCAGCTCAG AAGCAGCAGTTTTCGACATGGAATACGCCAGGTGGCTTGAGGAACATCACAGAATCATGTGTGAACTTCAAGCAGCAGTTCAGGAACACTTACCTGAGAACGAATTACGACTATTTGTAGAAAATTGCTTAGCTCACTATGATGAATTGATCGGCTTGAAGAATATGATCGTTAAAACCGatgtttttcatcttttttctggTATGTGGAAAACTCCAGCTGAGCGTTGTTTCATTTGGATGGGTGGATTCAAACCATCGGAGCTTATTAAG ATGCTTTTGAGTCAAATCGAACCACTGTCAGAACAACAGATCTTGGGTATATGTGGGCTCCAACAGTCAACACAAGAAGCTGAGGAAGCTTTAAGTCAAGGGCTTGATGCGCTACATCAATCACTCTCAGACACCATTGCTTCTGATGCTCTGAGTTATCCATCTAACATGGGTAACTACATGGGTCAGATGGCTGTTGCCATGAACAAGATCTCCACTCTTGAAGGTTTTGTTAGACAG GCTGATAATCTGAGGCACCAAACGTTACATCGGCTGTATCAATTGTTGACGGCTCGGCAGTCTGCAAGATGTTTCTTAGCCATTGCTGAATATTTTCATCGCCTTCGAGCTCTTAGTTCTCTCTGGCTCTCTCGTCCCAGACAAGAATAG